The genomic segment gttttattccgttcatttcaactatagggtgtgacactgttggttcttgtaacgttagcagtaatattagaacaattccaatgttacaaataatgagtggcacctagcaatgcatcattgctacctaagtcacaagaaatcatggttcgacataaccttttttatgattaaccttttcatgcactaatccttaagtcatttatctcttgattgaacacaagtcatggaatagtcacacttgcatactccattccatgttccttgatatcttaagtagactatgatatacaaataattatgacatctcatatcagcttatttgagcatggccatgaatttctagtctcactcaatcaagtggccaaATATATTACTCCCATTATATATGAGGGACTTATcttatatcgatcaaccatatccctctacatagattgtggtatatccaacatcagcctttatagaacaaccaattacggtgtacgtttgactgtatcaaaatatacaactcacgatgttgggattatgatgatctcaagtctgagaatCATAtgcatattaatcactatgagtaatgtcgtgacaattacataataatccaagaaacatactcataatgggtcagtccaatatgttgttctctaacacacatattcatgcatcgattctgacactccatatcaatgacaactctttatcatcaatcaactacatgttagtcttaatgcattattgttgtcctatccaacaataatacttgactaatgaccttttaagaataatcatattattctcaggacattattataaaacagtttatttatacacacagaaaagaaactgaaataataatggtaacgccttatattaataaacatgataaatcaagtatgttattacaaccatctcatgattcaTCTTTGGACATACTCTAACAGAAACTCCAACCCTATAGACAATATTCAGTAAGGAGAATCTTGAATCGGAAGCTAGCTACCAAGTTTTTTGGACCTTTCAAAGTAGAGAATAAGGTCAGAAAGGTGGCTTACAGGCTCAAACTTCCTCAAGGATCTTGTGTGCACCCCACCTTCCATGTCTCACAGTTGAAAAAGCATGTTGGTGCAGCTCTTGTCAGGCTTACTTACTAGTCATCGATAAATAGGGAACTTAGGCTAAAGAACTTACTAAGATCTTAGaatgaaaaatggtgaaaaagggcAACGCTACAGTCACTGAGGTTTTGGTGAAATGGGCACAATCGTTCCCAAAAGATGCTACATGGGAACCCTTCCAACAACTCAAGGAGAAGTTCCCACCCTTAATCCTTAAAGTCAAGGATCCTTTCAAGCAGAGGGTATTTGTCACGAGTTAAAATTAAACCATGGCAAAATGAAGCGTTTTGGAAGAACAGATTAATGAATCGATACGCAAAAAGGTTCAGTTAAATGAGGCATTTAGCTTCATTAATTACTGTTTaatttaccatttgttttaaCCAACTTTTAAAGTTGTATTTCCTTGGGTTTTTCTTTCCTTTATATTCAGTGACAAGGACCAAAGGCAGTTATGCAAAAATGAAGGTTATTAAGCCAGATTTCTTCCTCTAATTTCTCTTAATTCTTTCTATTTTCTCTCTATATTATCACTTCTCTCTCTCTTCTGTCAAGAATCGTACAAGTacgtttctctctcttttttttttctctttctctttcttagCTTAGTTCTCCGTGAAACGACCCCGAATTCCACAAATTTAAATCCGAAGTTCAAATGACAAACCTCTCAAATCACCTAAATTCGTTGTCCAATTGACCCAATAGGGAAGTATGTTCGTCTCTCCCTTGCAACCTCCCATTCCACCGTTTAGATTTCAAAAACATCACCTCTAAACTCGTTAATCGAGCTTGGCTAGATCTgtgactttttcttttccttctctttttggATTTGATCTTTAATTCTCTTTACTACATGGTTTCTTGGTGATTTTTTATTTGGGATTTGGTAGAGAGGCTAGGTAGTGTCGATGATGACGAAGGAATAGGGATAAGAGATGGATGGTGAGTAAGGACTTTGGGTGAGGTAAAGGTGAGGGTTAGGTTCTATTTGGGAAAGTGAGTTGTAGAAGTGTGGAAGCTAAGAGAGAAGAGATGTTGAAGGTGCAATGGTTCAGTGGTGATGGGGGAGGCGGTGGCCAATGGTGAGCTTGATGGTGGTTGTAAGTTCTTGGTATAGTGTTGAGAGTTGAGGGGGTGCTAACGAGGTTGAGGAGGGTGAAGAGagagacagagagagagagagagagaggagccATTTGATAGTGGGGGTTAGGTCAGTGCCGATGACAACACCGGAATGGGCGATGACGACAACTCTATGTAGAAGTTAGGGCTTTGCCAAGGGAGATGAGAAGGaaggaaaagaacaaaaaagaaaaaagaaaggaaatgatataataaagaaaaaataaaaaaaataaaagaaatgaaaggaaaataaagaaaaaaggttttttttaaatatggttAAAATTATGTGGTGCTGACTaagggtgtgcaaaattcgagtAAAACCGAAAGacttcggttaaccgaccgaattcggttaatcggtcggttaactgaattttttcaGTCGGAGgtcgattaattattttttaattttttggttaacggttaattcggttcgaaaccggttggttaaccgaattttttcggtttaaccgaaaaaattaataaataaaattataatatataaataggctcactattcacctaaacccaatccaaacccaagtattcaacccaacccaattacccaaccaacccaatcataaaaattacaaataatttaataaataaaaataaaattctaaaactaaagtctaaaagtctaaaaataatttaattatgtagtgattcaattcggttaattcggttaattcgggtaatccagttaattcggttaattcgggtaatccggttaattcggttaattcggttaattcgattaattcgggtaattcggttaattcggttaatttttaaccaaaaataaaaaatatataattttcggttaattcggttaaccgaccgaattaaccgaaaaatttcggttcggttaattttttttgaaaaaatttcggttcggttaacggttaaaaatgttgaaaggtcggttaattcggttaatgttatttcgggtcgatTAACCGATcagttaaccgaatgaacacccctagtgCTGACATGGCTTTTAAGTTGGAGTTTAACTACAGGCACATTGTCACATGTGATCTTCTTTACGCctactaaattgtaaatttagaaattattaaCGTTAGTGACTGAATCGTAACAATTAAAACATTagtgatcaaaatataaatttaaataaatataatggactatttttataatttactcatAAAATAATTAACCCAAGCTCATTGATGGTGCGATTAATAATGCGGGTGGTCTAATTCAAGATCAGTATGGGATTTTCGAGGAATATTGGTTGTTCTATCTTATATGTCAAGCTTTGAGATGTTTTAGAAGAACTGCAAGCTGCTTGGAACCTTGGTTttaaacaggtggagtttgagatGGATAGTATTGTACTTATTCAGTTGATTCAAGCAAAGTCAGTTGAGCAGAATTTCTTAATTATGTTAAGAGTAATTAAAGATCTAATTTAATTTTCTTGGATGGTACGAGTTACGCATGTCTTCAGAAAGAGTAATAGAGTAGCTGATAGTTTGGTAGCATTggtatttttgaagtctttggGTATACCTATATGTAACCATCAGATGAAGTCCTTCAATTGATACATGATAATTGCTCTAAAAGAGGGTGACCTCGTCTAATTTAGTTATggtttttaatttctttcttgtaaaaaaaataatttagaatggttttttttttaaatcaggaTCATAAAAATGGATTGATTCGGTCTCGTtaaaatgatgattaaattaactaAAGAGTAATTGGGCCTATAGTTGAATATGGAACTGAGAAAAGGCCCAATAAGGAAGAAAGCACAAAAACAAAGAACAGCACGCACAACACAAACAAACATTCAGCCATCTCTCTCTGTTCTTCACCAGTTTTCGGAAACAGTAAGGTTTTAACTGGGTTAGTTTCTTCGTCTTTTCTTCATGTACGATTTGGAAAGTAAGTTTCTTTAATCCAATTCTTGAAATgggtttgtttttatttcttcaaaGACTACTCCTATATGAAAAGAATTCACTCTTTTTTTGGGTTTATAGGGATGAAGCGAATAAGAGATGATATATATTCTGGTTCTCAATTTAAACGTCCATTTGCTTCTTCAAAGGCTGAATCGtaagttttcttcttcttttttgttggtTCGTCTGTTTTTATAATCTGTTCGCTTTCTCTTTTAGGgttattttggttggttttgttttaatatgATAAAGTTCGGCTTTTTTGATAAATTGGTTTTTTTCCCTAATTTTTGTTGCCGGTTAGTTATTGTTCTCAGCTTTAATGGTCTTTTTTGGTGAGATTTGACTGAGAATTTTGTTGGATTTGCATGTGGGATTGTATTGCTTATCACTTTGAATTGAGTGATTCGTTTATGTTTTTGATTTATCACGTTTTGGTTGAATCATATTGGTATCTCTAATTCTTGGATCAGTACATAAAGTAAGATTTGCTACTTGGTTTTGTAATATTTGGTAAATAACACTTTTAACTAAAGGGATCTTTAGCTCTTTTTAAGATTAATCATCTGTTGAAAGTAAATTATGTTTAGCCCAATTTGTAGAGTTTTTTATTCAGTATTGTGGAGATGGATGTAGTTCTgaattttctttcattatttctaCCTATTAAGCTACGCGCAAAACCAAATGCCTGGTGGAGGTGGCGGTACAGGTggaggggaaggggaagggggaGGGGGAAGTATGTCGCAGACACTGGCTATGAACGAGGCCTTAACATATTTAATGGAAGTCAAGGAGATCTTTCAGGATCAAAAAGGGAAGTACGACATGTTCCTTGAAGTCATGAAGGATTTCGTGGCTCGAAGGTATCCCATTTTCAAAATGCCAAGTTTTCTTGACGGACAATGAATTGTtgtttaaactactaaatgtCCATACATCTTTTGTCTTCTGCAGGACTGACACTGCTGGTGTCATTGCCCGAGTGAAAGAGTTATTCAAAGGGCATAACAACTTGATTTATGGATTTAATACCTTTTTGCCAAAGGGATATGGAATTACCCTTGACGAGGATGAGGCTCCTCCAAAAAGACTGTTGAATTTGATGAAGCAATCAGTTTTGTAAACAAAATAAAGGTGAAATACTGAAATTGCTGTGCCATAATCTTCCGCTTATTGATGCCTGTGTTTAGCCatctaatttatccattttactATGCAgaaacgtttccaaaatgatGAGCATGTTTATAAATCATTTCTGGATATTTTGAATATGTACCGGAAGGAGCACAAGGACATAAATGAGGTCTATACTGAGGTAATGTCTTCTTCTTGTTAACTGTGTTCATTTGCTCATTGGCATTTACTGAATCTTAATCTCTTGATTTTGTTTTCTTCAGAAAATATCATGTGTTCTTTGTTTCATTGCTTTCAGCTTGCTTCTCTTTTTGAGGACCATCCAGATCTTCTTTATGACTTCCATATTGGTTTTTACCGAAGGGCGTGGACGAGTACAAGGCTTCTCCGGAAGAAAAGATTTCTGAATTTGACAAAGCATTCGAATTTAGAACGCTAATAAAAGTGAAATACTGAAACCATTGTCCCCTAATATTCGGATAGCAATTGCTGTCTCTAATTTATGCAATCTTACCATGCAGGAACATGTTTATACATCATTCCTTGATCATATTCTACTTTTTTCTATGTTGTTAATTGTTCATTGAATTGACCCACCGGGTTTGTATTTGGTGTCTGAGATATAACCCCATCACTCCCACAACTTGCAAAGGATCATATACGTATATACACATGCCCAGTTTACATTCATATTATTTtgtcaataatttaattttttaaatatgcttGATAActtattatacataattttttttaaaataaagtgtgAAAAATGATAACTAGATAGTGAACATGTTCAATTATTATAGAGATAATGTCACGTTTTGGTACATGTATTTTCGTAAAATGTCGTGGCACATGTAATTTAAAAATATCTAATATGGTACTTGAAATATTAATTTGTGTATTATTTGGTATATATCGTTTCATAAAATGTTAAATATGGTACATGTACTTTAAAAATATCCAATCTGGTACTTGAACAATCAAATTATCTATTATTTAGTACTTGTATTTTAAAAATGTCTAATATGGCCTAAACTATTAATCTGTGTATTATTTGGtacaaatattttcataaaatgtcTAATGTAGTACATGTACTTTAAAAATATCTATAATGGTACTTGAACAATCAATTTGTGTATTATTTAGTACCTATACTTTCATAAAATGCTCAATGTGGTACTTATACTTTGAAAATCTTCAATATGGTACCTAAACTATcaatttatgtattattatggTACCTAAAGTTAACACCCATAGTAAATGTTAAACCAActaatggaaatttgacatgtgGATTATTTTTTCAAATCATCAAGTCCACGTGAATAATATAACATTATGTGAAagataaatgaaagaaaaaatgaaatgaaatttaaaaacaaataactaaacctaaaaaacataagtttaactttttaaaaaaattgttttttaactCAAAATgtcttcaattttttaaaatcttaaattttccaaaatcctCCGAAATttatacaaaccaaaattttccaaaagtaTGACTCTTGCTTGACTTATTGAGCTTAAATGGGAGGTTGAATAACTTGATTTCAACtacctttttattttgttttgttttatttatcttttctgtCACACTCGGAAATGTTAAAGGTTAAGTGTCATGACAATTATGTGCACTAAATTAGAAAAACTTTTTGTTTAAGCAATATCTAGTATGAGAGAATCTTGCGGactgattggtaaatagttataATCCAAGTTTGGTTTCGTTACAATAGAACCAAGAGTTTTCTTTAGTGAGAAACATTATGATTAATGGTATTAATAATATTGACAGACTTGTGATTAAGGGAAATGGAAGTGGAAAGATTATATAAGGGAGGATTCTTTCATTTTggtattcatttttctttcttccatcTTCTTCCCTGGATTGTTCTATAAAAGAGAAAAGTTAAGAAGCGATCTACATAGAGGGAGAAAATAAAGTATCAACGTAAGTGATTAAGGATTTAGTAAACTGGTAATCTTTCCAAGATTTTCTGTATcttttgagtgaaaaaaaaaagtgaaggaaaattgaatatttcagtttaattctTCGAGCTTGTATTGAGATGTATAGGGTTGCAGCTAACTTTTAAAATCTCTCTGCATGCAAGTGAATTATGGTTTTCTTATATACGTACGTTTCCGTTTTGATCTTGATATGGTTGTTTTGATTAGATAGTCGATAAGGGCGAGGCTCGGGTGATAAGGAAAAGCTAAGTAGGTGTAATCGTTATTAGCTTTCAAGAATTTTGCTGGTGAGTTTCTAAACTCAAACTCTctatggtttatatatatatatcagtatTGTGTTACTGTGTTGTGTTGACTTCATGTTCTACTGATGAAGAGTTGAACTATTGTATGTTGTTAGTTGTACGGTTGAAGTAAGCAAAGTGATGATTTACATATGGATATTTGATTTTATGTTTCAATTCATTGTTTTGTTAAACTTTCATTGATAAAATAATTACTGAAGAAGTTATCATTGAAATGATCCGCTAAATGATATGTTTGGTATGATCTATGTTGTGTTAttaatagaatgatcaattgaaTGCTTGTTATCTGTTTATCATAAAAATGAATGATATGCGGAATATGGAAGGATGTTTTGGTAGTTAAAGGATGAAGAAATTTCATTTTATGCACTCTATGCCACGTGTTATCTGGAATTGTAGAGGTTCGGGCGGATTGTACAGAGAATGCATATACTTGGTATTCGACTTTGCAGAGGTTCAGTTGGACTGTACAGAGATATATGCGCACAAGAATATGAAAACCCTGCAAGGGTTCTATGTAAGTATGAGACTCTGCAGAGTCTAAAGCTTTAAGTCTCATGTGTACAAgtaagtccatggccatggcatatGTAAGCTATGAAAGTCCACCAGATTTGTTCTTTAAGTTTATCGTCAAACGTATAAATGGGAATTCACCATAAAAAGTTCACGacaaatttcacatataaaaGTCCGTCATATTCATGAATCTTCTTCTATGAATCCATATGCATAAAAGTCTGCCGACCTTATCCTTTAAGATTTACGTCAAAGTTATATGTGAGATTTTACCATGAGAAGTCCGTGACATGAATCTGTATGTATCTTCATGTATGAATCCATCACATTTATGAAGTTTCTTCTATGAATCCACATTTATATGTAAGTATTCACCTATGGATCCGCACACATGAGTTTGCCATATATAAGTTCGCATCCATTAATCTTCTATATGAATCAATATGTGTGACAGTTCATTGGATGTATCGTTACGATGCAAGCTATGGCAATCTGCTACTCTTATACTCATGTTTCAAGTTTAAGATATCAAAAGAGACTATCATTTATAAGAGTTAGCATGGACTATTATCTAAACAAGAGACTGCATGGGCTTATTCTTATGTTCAAGTTATGAGATTTTGTATGAACTAGTTATATCAAGCCAAATTGTAGAGATCTTCTCCACGTAGGAGTCCTTCAAAGAATATCTTTAAATTGAGAGTCCACAGTGACTATCCtgtgggaaatgtgcccatattgtagtaaacatgtaactattttctatttatttgaacgatgaataaataaataaagttaatttaacatttcactattatgtcttttgtatttatgtcttttatattttgtatgcatagtgaaattgtgacaagaaaatattagctcattgtttgtctaagttcaaactgaagataagtggcattgtaataacgtttacattgcgagaaagacaacttgcttcaatagataatttaaataaatctgTAACCCCGTAAAAAATTGAAGTGagcatttaattcaaatattgAAAAGGACTCTTATGTCGTCTAGAATTCCAATTGAGAaaatggctagtcttggctatcggggtagttgactccacgagtagagacatagatgtattcattggtagaatgatacattggactggacacaaaatgaattaattttgaatacgtTTTTGAaataattcacttgtgacgttcatggtgtgatttacctaaatcctaagttagtcactaaccatgcgtatgcaactcatgtgctttgatataactgaaggcttatgctctaaagatgatcgagcccatagccgatatgttgggtacatgacttgtgtatggcatggatttattagcaacagtggaattcatagctcagttaaagagttaatgatatcctctcattggcattgtgtagattgataaatatggaatgtagCCACGGGTTACTAGTtctcgaacaagcaatttatcacagtcatgtCTTGACAGTggttatattaatcattaagaagacacaagtCTGACAATTAGATAAAAATAGGATtctattgagtgaacggatttaactcaaaggaatcaaggatatcatatgagggtaacacacacatgatgaggtcattggacaaagcagttggatgaattgctttcgtaaagagtatgtaataaggagttttcaatcatagtacttctggtggattgactccatgattaagtagtTGCAAATTAttggaacgatgcttctggacataactgcaatcactagagcctaactGTATATGCCcgattggtccctctgctagctcaacaaaagctcgattggattgcatttaaatcaaaagaaaattctacgacattgggaataatttaatcgagtcaatttattcgatgtagaattaaattaggtggtcgtaagaattgttcaactagagaatttgattaaagaattttcttgaaaatttaatttggaaaatttaagtgattgttagaaaaattaatattgatcaagtaaaattaaataaatcaaataaattaaaattaatataatatttttgaaagttaattttcaagtcaaaaaattttcccaataggtaattgaacttgaaaattggatctGAGATTGTAAATTGGGCATGGTATGTGAAACCGAGTCGATGGTCCAATGAGTGGCTAGATCGAACTGGTCGGGTCATCACTGACCCAGAACGAACTGGCAACAGCCGAACCGACTCGGGGTGTtgtaagggtgtcgcacctacATCACCAGACACAGTGGTAGCAGTGGCTGCGACAGCGGCGATTGGTCGTCGGTGGTTGAGCATGTTAGAAAAACGATTTTGGAAAATgcagcggaaaataaatttagggaaaagctagagtttcagaattttttccaaaacaagatcttcgttgtgatatctaaagtaataaacaattgatcaaaattgtacattttttattcatctaggatgagcgctttgactgagtagtcttctccgctatcctcaaacTCACGTCTAtcgagtgtgggctcacttcgaattagaaaatttttcacaaaaattatcagtggggtatttttcaatttctctaaacttttgggtcaagttgtaaatcacaAAAATATCTCaagaaattttctagaataatctcttcagataattttttctctacaactttctattgaattcaagtgtgtgtaaataatgacccaatgctctctttatataaagagagtttagagagttcaactaagattaaacttaatcactttaatattaaatttaatctaatatttatcattagattaaatttaatactaaattttaataaaataatataatgtttatttacaagataagtttttaatttaatttaatattaagatgatcattaaaatactattaatagggtattagattaaattaatattcaactattaaaatattattatttttagaataattaatctaaaatcaaattctctagtagagtctCAGCAGGAGTATAATTTTTCCATTGCTCAACCATCGATGACCAATCGTTGTCAGCCACCAGGACGTCGTCGTCGTAGCCACAGGCACCACCGTGTCCAATGATGCAAGTGCGCCACTCTTACGACACCCCAAGACGGTTCGGCTGTTATCGATTCGGTCTAGGTCAATGACGACCCGACTGGTCCAGTCTAGCCACTGGTTGGAC from the Gossypium hirsutum isolate 1008001.06 chromosome D09, Gossypium_hirsutum_v2.1, whole genome shotgun sequence genome contains:
- the LOC107892318 gene encoding paired amphipathic helix protein Sin3-like 2 isoform X1 — translated: MYDLERMKRIRDDIYSGSQFKRPFASSKAESYAQNQMPGGGGGTGGGEGEGGGGSMSQTLAMNEALTYLMEVKEIFQDQKGKYDMFLEVMKDFVARRTDTAGVIARVKELFKGHNNLIYGFNTFLPKGYGITLDEDEAPPKRLLNLMKQSVL
- the LOC107892318 gene encoding paired amphipathic helix protein Sin3-like 2 isoform X2 gives rise to the protein MKRIRDDIYSGSQFKRPFASSKAESYAQNQMPGGGGGTGGGEGEGGGGSMSQTLAMNEALTYLMEVKEIFQDQKGKYDMFLEVMKDFVARRTDTAGVIARVKELFKGHNNLIYGFNTFLPKGYGITLDEDEAPPKRLLNLMKQSVL